The proteins below come from a single Candidatus Planktophila dulcis genomic window:
- a CDS encoding CarD family transcriptional regulator has product MSFKVGETVVYPHHGAALIEAIETRVIKGEEKTYLVLKVAQGDLTVRVPADNVDLVGVRDVVDSAGLDRVFNVLRQPYTEEPTNWSRRYKANLEKLASGDVIKVAEVVRDLYRRDLDRGLSAGEKRMLAKAKQILVSELALAERTDEEKAATLLDEVLAS; this is encoded by the coding sequence ATGTCATTTAAGGTCGGCGAAACCGTTGTTTATCCCCATCACGGAGCAGCTCTTATCGAGGCAATTGAAACTCGAGTCATTAAGGGCGAAGAGAAGACCTACCTCGTTCTCAAGGTTGCACAAGGTGACCTCACTGTGCGCGTACCTGCAGATAATGTGGATCTCGTCGGTGTCCGCGATGTCGTTGATTCAGCAGGCCTAGATCGCGTATTTAACGTCCTTCGTCAGCCATATACGGAGGAGCCAACAAACTGGTCACGTCGCTATAAGGCAAACCTCGAAAAGCTTGCATCCGGTGATGTCATTAAGGTCGCAGAAGTTGTCCGCGATCTCTACCGTCGCGATCTTGATCGTGGCCTTTCTGCCGGTGAAAAGCGCATGCTCGCCAAGGCGAAGCAGATTCTCGTCTCTGAGCTCGCTCTCGCTGAGCGCACAGATGAAGAGAAGGCTGCAACTCTCCTTGACGAGGTTCTCGCTTCGTAA
- the ispD gene encoding 2-C-methyl-D-erythritol 4-phosphate cytidylyltransferase: MIAAIVAAAGSGERFSASIPKALIALGDRTLLEHAISSLSAVADQIVVTAPAGCEDQIRALVGDAVTVVTGGATRSDSVRAGLAVISGADFVLVHDAARALATRELAASVVAALRAGEVAVVPALPVVDTLQNVGADGYVVTAVDRTPLRRIQTPQGFSYAVLKSIHESASDATDDSTLALNAGHKVRVVAGEERALKITTPSDLARALTFLGDAATFTTGVGVDAHAFGEGRELWLAGLHWPDEVGVEGHSDGDVAAHAICDALFAATGLGDLGSNFGTSRPEYAGASGVTLLKETYELISSAGYSISHVSVQIIGNRPRIGARRAEAISTLSQALGGAEVAILATTTDGMGLTGEGKGIAAIASALVIKR, encoded by the coding sequence ATGATTGCCGCAATCGTCGCTGCCGCAGGTAGTGGCGAACGTTTCAGTGCATCTATTCCCAAAGCGCTCATTGCCTTAGGTGATCGCACACTCCTTGAACATGCAATCTCATCACTGTCTGCTGTCGCAGATCAGATTGTTGTCACAGCACCCGCAGGCTGTGAAGATCAGATCCGCGCGCTCGTTGGCGATGCCGTCACTGTCGTAACAGGAGGCGCAACTCGCTCAGATTCTGTGCGGGCAGGACTTGCGGTAATTAGCGGCGCAGACTTTGTCCTGGTTCACGATGCAGCGCGCGCTCTTGCAACACGAGAGCTAGCAGCCAGTGTTGTTGCAGCACTTCGTGCAGGAGAAGTCGCAGTAGTTCCAGCACTGCCGGTAGTCGATACGTTGCAGAACGTTGGCGCAGATGGGTATGTCGTAACGGCCGTTGATCGCACACCCCTTCGCCGTATTCAAACACCACAAGGTTTTTCATATGCAGTCTTGAAATCAATTCATGAGAGTGCAAGTGATGCAACAGATGATTCAACGCTGGCGCTCAATGCTGGCCATAAGGTGCGCGTTGTAGCGGGTGAAGAGCGAGCACTGAAAATCACAACCCCATCTGATTTAGCAAGGGCTCTTACATTCTTAGGCGATGCCGCAACATTTACTACTGGTGTGGGAGTTGATGCTCATGCATTTGGTGAGGGGCGCGAGCTTTGGCTTGCAGGACTTCATTGGCCTGATGAGGTGGGCGTTGAAGGCCACTCTGATGGCGATGTGGCAGCTCATGCAATCTGCGATGCGCTCTTTGCAGCAACTGGCCTTGGCGATTTAGGTAGTAACTTCGGCACATCGCGTCCTGAATATGCCGGTGCATCGGGAGTGACTCTCTTGAAAGAGACATATGAGTTGATATCTAGCGCTGGTTATTCGATCTCGCATGTATCTGTGCAGATCATCGGCAATCGTCCTCGAATTGGTGCTCGTCGAGCTGAAGCGATTTCAACGCTGTCACAAGCCTTAGGTGGGGCAGAGGTTGCGATTCTTGCAACAACGACCGATGGCATGGGCCTTACCGGTGAAGGCAAGGGCATTGCAGCGATTGCATCTGCGCTTGTAATCAAGCGTTAG
- the cysS gene encoding cysteine--tRNA ligase translates to MSSLSLYDTLTRTTSEFVPLKKGEVGIYLCGATVQAPPHIGHVRSGVNFDILRRWLTKSGYNVTFIRNVTDIDDKILHKAVHEEMPWWAVAMKYERAFTDAYAALNVLPPTYEPRATGHVTQMIELMQLLIEKGAAYAPGNGDVYLEVRKLSSYLTLSRQKLDDLQPAADADETYKKDPRDFALWKAAKPGDPSWPTPWGPGRPGWHLECSAMAHQYLGESFDIHGGGLDLIFPHHENEIAQSEAAGFAFAKRWLHNAWVTASGEKMSKSLGNSLQVHELLKSVRGIELRWYLGSAHYRSMLEFSHEALAESATAFRRIEGFLTRSVEILGSEPTPVISAAFTDAMNDDLAVPTALASISEALRIGNSAITAGDTAVIASAANEIRGALDVLGCDPFDPAFATNGGSEDLTAALDGTITLALEQRTAARERKDFAASDSIRDGLAALGITIEDTAQGPRWSISRDGK, encoded by the coding sequence ATGAGTTCGCTATCTTTATATGACACGCTAACGCGAACCACCTCCGAATTTGTCCCCCTTAAAAAAGGTGAAGTCGGAATCTATTTGTGTGGTGCAACTGTTCAAGCACCTCCTCATATCGGCCATGTGCGCTCAGGCGTTAACTTCGACATCTTGCGCCGTTGGTTAACAAAGTCTGGTTACAACGTCACCTTTATTCGTAATGTCACAGATATTGATGACAAGATTTTGCATAAGGCTGTGCACGAGGAGATGCCTTGGTGGGCAGTTGCTATGAAGTATGAGCGTGCTTTTACTGATGCTTATGCTGCTTTGAATGTATTGCCACCAACCTATGAACCACGAGCAACAGGCCATGTCACTCAGATGATCGAACTGATGCAGTTGCTCATTGAAAAGGGTGCCGCATATGCCCCTGGCAATGGCGATGTGTATTTAGAGGTTCGCAAACTCTCTTCTTACCTCACACTTTCACGTCAGAAGCTTGATGATTTGCAACCGGCTGCGGACGCTGATGAAACTTATAAGAAAGATCCGCGCGATTTTGCTCTGTGGAAGGCTGCAAAACCCGGAGATCCATCATGGCCAACTCCGTGGGGACCAGGGCGTCCTGGTTGGCACCTTGAATGTTCTGCGATGGCGCATCAGTATTTAGGTGAGAGCTTTGATATCCACGGTGGTGGACTTGATCTGATCTTTCCTCACCATGAGAACGAGATTGCACAATCAGAAGCAGCAGGATTTGCCTTTGCTAAGCGATGGCTGCATAACGCATGGGTGACAGCATCCGGTGAGAAGATGTCGAAGTCTTTGGGTAATTCACTTCAGGTTCATGAATTGTTGAAATCTGTTCGCGGAATCGAACTTCGTTGGTATTTAGGTTCTGCTCACTACCGTTCGATGCTTGAGTTCTCACATGAAGCACTTGCAGAATCTGCAACAGCGTTTCGTCGTATTGAAGGTTTCTTGACTCGCTCTGTTGAGATTCTTGGGTCAGAGCCAACACCAGTTATTAGTGCAGCATTTACGGATGCCATGAATGATGATTTAGCTGTGCCGACAGCACTTGCCTCTATTTCTGAGGCGCTACGCATAGGAAATAGCGCAATTACTGCAGGAGATACTGCTGTTATTGCTTCTGCTGCCAATGAAATCCGTGGAGCACTTGATGTCCTTGGCTGTGACCCATTTGATCCTGCCTTTGCAACCAATGGTGGAAGTGAAGACCTCACCGCGGCCCTTGATGGCACCATCACATTAGCTCTAGAACAGCGCACGGCTGCGCGCGAGCGTAAAGATTTTGCAGCATCTGATTCAATTCGTGATGGGTTGGCAGCACTTGGAATTACTATTGAAGACACTGCACAAGGGCCACGTTGGTCAATCTCTAGAGATGGAAAATAA
- the rlmB gene encoding 23S rRNA (guanosine(2251)-2'-O)-methyltransferase RlmB yields the protein MAGNAKPRGAVRKSKKGPSAGTGGNNKRRLEGKGPTPKAEDRPYHAAAKRKKAAEKSAAKKPAAATRKYTKGDGLRGEIVAGRNAVLEALRESVPATELLVARSIDVDDRVAESLQIALNLGLSIREAHRAEVEGISPNSQGIILSIKPFQYSSFEEIIQRAKKPMLLVALDGVTDPRNLGAIVRSAAAFGASGVLMTERRAAGMTASAWKSSAGAAARLPIAQVTNLARTIDEAKKLGCFVVGLDGESDTAIADMKVATENIMVIVGSEGKGLARLTREKCDLIVSIPISASTESLNASVATSIALYAVDEARRKG from the coding sequence ATGGCCGGTAATGCAAAACCTAGAGGTGCAGTTCGTAAATCTAAAAAGGGTCCTTCTGCTGGTACTGGTGGAAATAATAAGCGCCGCCTTGAAGGTAAGGGGCCAACACCGAAGGCTGAAGATCGTCCCTATCACGCAGCTGCTAAGCGCAAGAAAGCTGCAGAGAAATCTGCGGCTAAAAAGCCAGCTGCAGCAACTCGTAAATACACCAAGGGTGATGGACTCCGCGGTGAAATAGTTGCAGGGCGTAATGCGGTCCTTGAAGCTCTGCGTGAATCTGTTCCAGCAACTGAGTTGTTGGTCGCGCGCAGTATTGATGTGGATGATCGCGTCGCAGAGTCCTTACAGATTGCTTTAAACTTAGGTTTATCAATTCGTGAAGCACACCGTGCTGAGGTTGAAGGAATTTCACCTAATAGCCAAGGAATAATTCTTTCGATTAAGCCTTTCCAATATTCATCCTTTGAAGAGATTATTCAGCGCGCAAAGAAGCCGATGCTTTTGGTTGCACTCGATGGTGTGACAGATCCACGTAACTTGGGTGCAATTGTTCGATCTGCTGCAGCCTTTGGCGCATCCGGTGTCTTGATGACTGAGCGTCGCGCAGCAGGTATGACAGCATCTGCGTGGAAGTCTTCCGCTGGTGCAGCAGCTCGTCTGCCTATCGCACAGGTGACAAATCTTGCTCGCACTATTGATGAAGCAAAGAAGCTGGGCTGCTTTGTTGTGGGCCTTGATGGTGAGTCTGATACAGCGATTGCAGATATGAAGGTCGCAACAGAGAACATCATGGTTATCGTGGGTTCTGAAGGTAAGGGGCTAGCTCGCCTCACACGTGAGAAGTGCGATCTGATTGTCTCTATTCCGATTAGCGCATCAACTGAGTCACTGAATGCATCCGTTGCAACATCTATCGCTTTATATGCAGTCGATGAGGCACGCCGTAAGGGCTAA
- a CDS encoding SGNH/GDSL hydrolase family protein: MAFQRFIVCGDSYSEGMTDEVIDGKYRGWADRVADVMTTAHPDFTYVNLAVRGKLIAQVVESQVPVALKLVTGKETLVSFHAGANDALRPGYQASIAIPLYQDAVRLIAKSGATLMLFTVLENTGNKGRGSEIWEKRFSEFNQGVRAVGAEVGAIVVDANQEKFFSDRRFLAFDRLHLNAEGHKRCADAVLERIGLPFDPSWRTPLPPARKTPWVIEKAITVVWFVTFALPWVVRRLMGKSSGDGRSAKYPTPVKWPLR, translated from the coding sequence ATGGCATTTCAACGTTTCATTGTCTGTGGAGATTCATACTCTGAAGGTATGACTGATGAAGTCATCGATGGCAAATATCGCGGATGGGCAGATCGTGTTGCAGATGTGATGACAACAGCGCATCCAGATTTCACCTATGTGAATTTAGCTGTGAGAGGCAAACTCATTGCCCAGGTTGTTGAGAGCCAAGTCCCAGTCGCACTCAAGCTTGTCACTGGCAAAGAGACTCTGGTTTCATTTCATGCCGGTGCCAATGATGCGCTGCGTCCTGGATATCAAGCATCGATTGCTATTCCGCTCTATCAAGATGCTGTGCGATTGATTGCCAAATCTGGTGCAACGCTGATGCTCTTCACTGTTCTTGAAAATACAGGCAATAAAGGAAGAGGCTCCGAAATTTGGGAGAAGCGATTCTCTGAATTTAATCAAGGAGTTCGCGCAGTGGGTGCTGAAGTTGGCGCGATTGTCGTTGATGCCAACCAAGAGAAGTTCTTTAGTGATCGCAGATTCTTAGCATTTGATCGATTGCACCTTAATGCCGAAGGTCATAAGCGATGCGCTGATGCTGTGCTTGAAAGAATTGGGCTGCCATTTGATCCATCCTGGCGCACACCTCTGCCGCCTGCGAGAAAGACTCCGTGGGTTATTGAGAAGGCAATCACCGTTGTGTGGTTTGTGACCTTTGCTCTTCCTTGGGTTGTGCGTCGCTTGATGGGTAAATCATCAGGTGATGGGCGTAGTGCTAAATACCCAACACCTGTGAAGTGGCCTCTTCGTTAA
- a CDS encoding glycoside hydrolase family 2 TIM barrel-domain containing protein yields the protein MLPNYWMSPETNSINRLGMLNIEHFETISLDGTWRFQLLNSPTDDSRKRWNKIPVPGLWTMQPTSDDFFDKPHYTNTQMPWDHVAPDVPALNPTGIYERDFNIPASWEGKRVVLHLGGYESVALITVNGVEVGLTKDSRLAAEFDITGQIKRGKNNLEIKVTKWSDATYIEDQDQWWHGGITRSVKLYATEHVFIERFATTAGLQADGTTGTLKIDAIIGSIGGKSIDGYTLRTFIDELPKTKSAQLSQTYKDHVSPLFTEMTAEMREADRKSFAGEYWRGDIPESAKAMRLKLKSPWPGHVVFETTIPKIAAWSAETPSLYTLRIELVSPSGTVIEVSQQKIGFRSIVIKGREMLLNGKLIYLYGVNRHDFNRFTGRVLTRDDMRQDLLEMKRWNFNAVRTSHYPNDPAFYDLCDELGFYVIDEANIESHAFYDSIADDPRYASAFLERVGRMVQRDMHHPSVIFWSLGNESGRGKNHEGAAAFARALDPSRPLHYEGGINGNWTGGHSLTDVVSPMYPSIKAILDYVKSGKQDRPLIMCEYSHAMGNSNGTLKEYWDAIHSTPGLQGGFIWEFWDHGIEQTLPDGTKRSAYGGDFGEAPHDGNFVCDGMVFPDRTPKPAMHEFKAIAAPVVITTTKASSGSFTVTNRQYFKDVADFDLFWSINRNGEVIDSGKVVLPKIAPQKSAKISVKSKSLLKPDAAGERFINFTIVRKNRTDWAPAGHEVGWSQFALPSRKETIQTAKTNNLFEIAVDDAGEIQIPFGVLAPELSLWRAPTDNDRIGRITTKWEQYGVRELERTDCTITETAKSYKVVSEWQTSTGYKVKQVQLVTPVAGGYSVKETITVPKQFTDLARIGINFEIDGTLSNYTYFGIGSHENYPDRKIGRVHKWVSTVAEQYVPYVRPQENGGHAGVRWFALTDHAGHGVRIDLDKPRQVSATPFRAQQLADATHDVELVPTGNTIVHIDAAHRGVGTASCGPDTLPQYLVSGGTYNFTWTVRAI from the coding sequence ATGTTGCCTAACTACTGGATGAGCCCTGAGACCAATTCAATCAATCGACTTGGGATGCTCAACATCGAGCACTTCGAAACTATTTCGCTCGATGGCACATGGCGCTTCCAACTCTTAAATTCGCCCACTGATGATTCACGCAAACGATGGAACAAAATTCCTGTTCCTGGTTTGTGGACAATGCAACCAACAAGTGATGACTTCTTTGATAAGCCTCACTACACCAATACACAAATGCCTTGGGATCACGTTGCACCAGATGTTCCAGCACTGAACCCAACAGGAATATATGAAAGAGATTTCAATATCCCAGCATCATGGGAGGGTAAGCGAGTTGTCTTGCACTTAGGTGGATATGAATCTGTTGCACTCATTACTGTTAACGGTGTTGAAGTAGGACTAACAAAAGATTCACGTCTTGCAGCAGAATTTGATATTACTGGCCAGATTAAGCGCGGTAAGAATAATCTTGAAATCAAAGTCACTAAATGGTCAGATGCCACCTATATCGAAGATCAAGATCAGTGGTGGCACGGTGGCATCACTCGCTCCGTCAAACTCTATGCAACCGAGCATGTCTTCATCGAAAGATTTGCAACAACTGCAGGTCTTCAGGCAGATGGCACAACAGGCACGCTAAAGATCGATGCAATCATCGGCTCCATCGGTGGCAAGAGCATTGATGGTTACACCCTTCGCACATTTATCGATGAACTTCCTAAGACAAAGTCAGCACAGCTTTCACAAACCTATAAGGATCATGTCTCACCACTGTTCACTGAGATGACTGCGGAGATGCGCGAGGCAGATCGTAAATCCTTCGCTGGCGAATACTGGAGAGGTGATATTCCAGAGTCCGCTAAGGCGATGCGCCTTAAGCTCAAATCACCATGGCCAGGGCATGTTGTTTTTGAAACCACCATTCCAAAGATTGCAGCCTGGTCTGCTGAAACCCCGAGTTTATACACACTTCGCATTGAATTAGTCAGCCCTAGTGGCACTGTCATTGAAGTCTCTCAACAGAAGATTGGCTTTCGCTCTATCGTCATCAAGGGCCGTGAGATGTTGCTCAACGGCAAACTCATCTACCTCTATGGCGTTAACCGCCATGACTTCAATCGCTTCACAGGTCGCGTCCTTACTCGCGATGATATGCGCCAGGATCTTCTTGAGATGAAACGTTGGAACTTCAACGCTGTGCGCACATCTCACTACCCCAATGATCCAGCTTTCTATGATCTCTGCGATGAACTCGGTTTCTATGTCATCGATGAAGCAAATATTGAATCCCACGCTTTCTATGACTCCATCGCTGATGACCCACGTTATGCATCAGCATTCCTTGAGCGCGTTGGCCGCATGGTCCAGCGCGATATGCACCACCCATCAGTAATTTTCTGGTCACTCGGTAATGAATCAGGTCGTGGCAAGAACCATGAAGGTGCAGCAGCTTTTGCTCGCGCACTCGATCCATCACGACCACTTCACTATGAGGGTGGCATCAACGGAAATTGGACCGGTGGACATTCACTCACAGATGTCGTCAGCCCGATGTATCCATCGATTAAGGCAATCCTTGATTATGTGAAGTCAGGCAAACAAGATCGCCCATTGATTATGTGTGAGTACTCCCATGCAATGGGTAACTCCAATGGAACTCTCAAAGAGTATTGGGATGCCATCCATTCAACACCTGGACTTCAAGGTGGATTTATCTGGGAGTTCTGGGATCACGGAATTGAACAGACTCTGCCTGATGGCACAAAGCGTTCTGCATACGGCGGAGACTTTGGTGAAGCTCCTCATGATGGAAACTTTGTCTGCGATGGAATGGTCTTTCCTGATCGCACACCAAAGCCTGCGATGCATGAGTTCAAAGCAATTGCAGCCCCTGTAGTCATCACCACAACGAAGGCATCATCAGGTTCTTTCACAGTCACCAACCGCCAATACTTCAAGGATGTAGCTGATTTTGACCTCTTTTGGAGCATCAACCGCAACGGTGAAGTCATCGATAGCGGCAAGGTTGTCTTGCCAAAGATCGCACCACAAAAGAGTGCAAAGATTTCAGTGAAATCAAAATCTCTCCTAAAGCCAGATGCTGCAGGTGAGCGCTTTATCAACTTCACCATCGTGCGCAAGAACCGCACCGATTGGGCGCCAGCTGGTCATGAAGTGGGCTGGAGCCAATTCGCACTTCCATCACGCAAAGAGACTATTCAAACTGCTAAGACAAACAATCTCTTTGAGATTGCTGTCGATGATGCAGGTGAAATCCAGATTCCATTTGGTGTTCTAGCACCTGAGCTTTCACTATGGCGTGCACCCACAGATAACGATCGCATCGGTCGCATCACAACAAAGTGGGAGCAATATGGCGTGCGCGAGCTCGAGCGCACAGATTGCACCATTACAGAGACTGCCAAGTCATACAAAGTAGTTAGCGAATGGCAGACAAGTACCGGCTATAAGGTTAAGCAAGTTCAACTTGTGACACCTGTTGCAGGTGGCTATTCGGTGAAGGAGACAATCACTGTCCCTAAGCAATTCACAGATTTAGCTCGCATCGGTATCAACTTTGAGATTGATGGAACTTTGAGCAACTACACCTACTTCGGTATCGGTTCACACGAGAACTACCCAGATCGCAAGATCGGTCGCGTTCATAAGTGGGTATCAACAGTTGCAGAGCAATATGTTCCCTATGTTCGACCACAAGAAAATGGTGGACATGCTGGGGTTCGTTGGTTTGCTCTCACAGATCACGCAGGCCACGGTGTGCGCATCGATCTAGATAAACCACGTCAAGTATCTGCAACACCATTTAGGGCGCAGCAGCTAGCTGATGCCACACATGATGTTGAGTTAGTGCCAACAGGAAACACCATTGTTCATATCGATGCCGCTCATCGCGGTGTGGGAACAGCATCCTGTGGTCCAGATACTCTGCCGCAATACTTAGTATCTGGCGGTACTTATAACTTTACCTGGACAGTTCGCGCTATTTAA
- a CDS encoding beta-class carbonic anhydrase, with translation MTDNSFPHDSFDDLLAANAEYQKSFKYSGLTGSAAKGLAIVTCMDSRINPLSVIGLRSGDAKILRNAGARVTEDVIRTLVLATYLLNVSRILVMPHTDCKMAENDEADFHKLIDEQYGVNTSSLEFRTSRDQLGALASDLNRIRSYPLLRDGVVVAGAIYDVKTGTITPYEG, from the coding sequence ATGACTGATAACTCTTTCCCTCACGATTCCTTCGATGATCTCTTGGCAGCAAATGCTGAATATCAGAAGAGCTTTAAATACTCAGGGCTCACTGGATCTGCAGCTAAAGGCTTAGCAATTGTCACCTGTATGGATTCACGTATCAACCCATTGTCTGTCATTGGATTGCGTTCAGGAGATGCCAAGATTCTTCGTAATGCAGGCGCTCGAGTCACTGAAGACGTAATTCGTACTCTAGTTCTTGCGACCTACCTTCTCAATGTAAGCCGCATCTTGGTGATGCCACATACTGATTGCAAGATGGCTGAAAATGATGAGGCCGATTTCCATAAGCTCATTGATGAGCAATATGGCGTCAACACATCAAGTCTTGAATTTCGCACATCGCGAGATCAGCTCGGAGCCCTTGCCTCTGACTTAAATCGAATTCGCTCATACCCACTCTTGCGTGATGGCGTTGTAGTCGCAGGTGCGATTTATGATGTGAAGACTGGAACAATTACTCCGTACGAGGGTTAG
- a CDS encoding alpha/beta fold hydrolase: MERYLTVDGHQVYSYEWDNNGEAVVLLHGGLSQTSHWDSYILPAVEDDFHVYAYDRTGHGFTGDRTESFHYAFQTKEAIAYLEEVVKEPAHLIGYSDGGIVALMVAMQRPELVRSIITLGANFHPNGVVHIDDFDGVVSAENQEEYNRTSPDAPETLAKKIQKMINIQRTEPDLTPKDLAKIQCPVMVMAGDDDVIQHNHTVELYENIPLGQLAIVPATSHKFIKERPALAQLLIREFLEDLSYPVTRMPMRRTNPRTE; encoded by the coding sequence ATGGAGCGTTATCTCACCGTTGATGGACATCAGGTCTATTCATACGAATGGGATAACAATGGTGAAGCAGTAGTTCTTCTTCACGGTGGCCTAAGCCAAACATCCCACTGGGATTCATACATCCTTCCAGCAGTTGAAGATGATTTTCATGTCTATGCCTATGACCGCACAGGACATGGCTTCACCGGCGATCGCACAGAGAGTTTTCATTATGCATTTCAAACCAAAGAGGCGATCGCATATTTAGAGGAAGTTGTGAAAGAGCCAGCACATCTGATCGGCTATAGCGATGGCGGAATTGTGGCTCTGATGGTTGCGATGCAACGCCCAGAGCTTGTGCGCTCAATCATCACACTCGGTGCCAACTTTCACCCTAATGGCGTCGTTCATATCGATGACTTTGATGGTGTTGTTTCCGCTGAGAATCAAGAGGAGTACAACCGCACATCCCCTGACGCACCAGAGACACTGGCTAAGAAGATTCAGAAGATGATTAATATCCAGAGAACTGAGCCAGATTTAACTCCAAAGGATTTAGCGAAAATTCAATGCCCTGTAATGGTTATGGCAGGAGATGATGATGTCATCCAGCACAACCACACCGTTGAGCTCTATGAAAATATTCCGCTAGGACAACTGGCCATCGTGCCTGCAACATCGCATAAATTTATTAAAGAGCGACCAGCTCTAGCCCAGCTATTGATCCGTGAATTTCTTGAAGATTTGAGTTACCCAGTAACTCGCATGCCGATGCGCCGTACTAACCCTCGTACGGAGTAA
- a CDS encoding NAD(P)/FAD-dependent oxidoreductase has product MPSSTRPRVVILGAGFGGLGAAKALAGKADVTLVDRHNFQTFLPLLYQVSTAGLAADHVVHPVRGALRDTGVKFRMGSPISVDHKNKMVKLDSSETLEFDHLIVALGSSTADFGVPGVSEHGLGMKSVHEALMIRAEVMRRFEDLCRFEDNTRLSIAVVGGGPTGVEMAGALAELKRGPLKNDLAHAADHIDIYLIEAGPRILPMFSEKLSARAESDLHKLGVFVKTNTSVREIKSRQIIVKTGEPIPAEVTIWAAGVKGEPTAGLLNLPIAGTRIDTDENLEVNHYPNIWAIGDINGSKGKDGRFYPMVAPVALQQGKWVARQILRKHEGKALKPFKYRDKGSMATIGRHKAVVEVRNFRMTGPLAWFAWLFLHLFYLLGGRNKIGTIADWTWNYLTFDRGNRHIMDTL; this is encoded by the coding sequence ATGCCTTCTTCTACTCGACCTCGCGTCGTCATTCTCGGAGCCGGTTTCGGTGGCCTAGGTGCTGCGAAGGCTCTGGCCGGAAAGGCTGATGTCACACTCGTTGACCGCCATAACTTTCAAACATTCCTCCCTCTTCTCTATCAGGTTTCAACTGCAGGATTGGCTGCCGATCACGTAGTCCACCCAGTGCGCGGAGCTCTTCGCGATACGGGAGTGAAATTCCGAATGGGATCACCCATCTCTGTCGATCATAAGAACAAGATGGTCAAACTTGATTCATCAGAGACTCTTGAATTTGATCACCTCATCGTCGCACTCGGTTCTTCCACTGCTGACTTTGGAGTTCCGGGTGTAAGCGAACATGGCCTTGGTATGAAGAGTGTTCACGAGGCTCTCATGATTCGCGCAGAGGTTATGCGCCGCTTTGAAGATTTATGCCGCTTTGAAGATAACACTCGACTCTCTATCGCAGTTGTCGGTGGTGGTCCCACAGGCGTTGAGATGGCTGGCGCACTTGCAGAACTTAAGCGCGGACCACTGAAGAACGATTTGGCACATGCTGCAGATCATATTGATATCTATTTGATTGAAGCAGGCCCTCGCATCCTTCCTATGTTTAGTGAGAAGCTCTCAGCCCGCGCAGAGTCAGATCTTCATAAGTTGGGTGTCTTTGTGAAGACAAATACTTCTGTGCGCGAAATCAAATCACGTCAGATTATTGTCAAAACTGGAGAACCCATCCCAGCAGAAGTCACCATCTGGGCAGCTGGCGTGAAGGGTGAACCAACAGCAGGGTTACTCAACCTTCCTATCGCTGGAACGCGTATTGATACTGATGAAAACCTAGAAGTAAATCACTACCCAAATATCTGGGCCATCGGAGATATCAACGGCTCAAAGGGTAAAGATGGTCGCTTCTATCCCATGGTCGCACCTGTTGCTCTGCAACAAGGTAAATGGGTTGCAAGACAAATCTTGCGCAAGCATGAAGGTAAAGCTCTCAAACCCTTTAAGTATCGCGATAAGGGATCAATGGCAACCATTGGTCGCCACAAGGCAGTTGTTGAAGTACGTAACTTTAGAATGACTGGCCCTCTTGCCTGGTTTGCATGGCTCTTCCTTCACTTGTTCTATCTCCTTGGTGGCCGTAACAAGATTGGCACCATCGCTGACTGGACCTGGAACTACTTAACTTTCGATCGCGGCAATCGACACATCATGGATACTCTCTAA